A region from the Gossypium hirsutum isolate 1008001.06 chromosome A08, Gossypium_hirsutum_v2.1, whole genome shotgun sequence genome encodes:
- the LOC107954820 gene encoding uncharacterized protein isoform X2 — protein sequence MAMASFAISIFSLATVAPTCKNYRPFLSQTTYSFKSISIRASSTSLDYSTPSSVNEQKALKPTKTNYWEWKFKDNVIDVYYEEHEHERTGPQKNILMIPTISDVSTVEEWRGVAKDILERSGKLNLRATIVDWPGLGFSSRPKMDYDADVMENFVVDFINEISSSGLNMGTSTKMKSLSSIENDLLVFGGGHAATIVGRAAKKGLVKPKAIAAVAPTWAGPLPIVFGRDSSMQTRYGLLRGILRTPGAGWMMYNMLVSNEGAIQSQYKSHVYANPQNVTPAFVQSRYKLTTEKGSRYVPAAFLTGLLDPVNSRDEFLELFSGLEGKIPILVVSTEGSPKRSKAEMEALREARGVSKFVKVAGALLPHEEYPSMVAEELYKFLQENFEVNA from the exons ATGGCGATGGCCTCCTTTGCAATCTCCATATTTTCATTAGCAACTGTTGCTCCTACTTGCAAAAACTATAGACCATTTCTCTCTCAAACCACCTACTCTTTTAAATCCATTTCCATTCGAGCTTCCTCTACTTCCCTGGATTACTCGACACCCTCTTCTGTCAATGAACAAAAAGCCCTCAAACCAACTAAG ACAAATTATTGGGAATGGAAGTTCAAGGATAACGTAATTGACGTGTACTATGAAGAGCATGAGCATGAAAGAACTGGTCCCCAGAAGAATATACTTATGATTCCAACAATATCAGATGTAAGCACTGTGGAAGAGTGGAGAGGTGTTGCTAAAGACATTTTGGAACGGTCTGGTAAACTCAATTTGCGAGCAACTATTGTTGATTGGCCTGGATTGGGGTTCTCTAGCAGGCCAAAGATGGATTATGATGCTGACGTGATGGAAAATTTCGTTGTCGACTTTATTAACGAGATAAGTTCCTCAG GATTGAACATGGGTACTTCCACAAAAATGAAGAGTTTGAGCAGCATAG AGAATGATTTGTTGGTCTTTGGAGGTGGTCATGCTGCCACAATAGTGGGTCGGGCAGCAAAAAAGGGGTTGGTGAAGCCGAAAGCTATTGCTGCAGTCGCTCCAACATGGGCTGGTCCCTTGCCTATCGTGTTTGGTCGAGATTCCAGTATGCAAACTAG ATATGGGCTGTTGAGGGGCATCTTAAGAACCCCAGGTGCTGGTTGGATGATGTATAATATGCTTGTGAGCAATGAGGGGGCAATTCAATCCCAGTACAAGTCTCATGTGTATGCAAATCCTCAAAATGTGACTCCAGCATTTGTTCAAAGCAGATACAAGTTAACGACAGAGAAAGGATCCCGATACGTTCCCGCTGCTTTCTTGACTGGTCTCCTCGACCCTGTTAACTCCCGTgatgagttccttgaactcttTTCTGGTTTGGAGGGGAAAATCCCCATTCTGGTCGTGTCAACTGAGGGGTCTCCGAAGAGATCAAAAGCAGAGATGGAAGCTCTCAGGGAAGCAAGAGGAGTCAGCAAGTTTGTTAAGGTTGCTGGTGCTCTTTTACCACATGAAGAGTACCCTTCCATGGTGGCCGAGGAGCTTTACAAGTTTTTGCAAGAAAATTTCGAAGTCAATGCTTAA
- the LOC107954820 gene encoding uncharacterized protein isoform X1, translating into MAMASFAISIFSLATVAPTCKNYRPFLSQTTYSFKSISIRASSTSLDYSTPSSVNEQKALKPTKTNYWEWKFKDNVIDVYYEEHEHERTGPQKNILMIPTISDVSTVEEWRGVAKDILERSGKLNLRATIVDWPGLGFSSRPKMDYDADVMENFVVDFINEISSSVGGSFVIIFLVSMCGTLGLNMGTSTKMKSLSSIENDLLVFGGGHAATIVGRAAKKGLVKPKAIAAVAPTWAGPLPIVFGRDSSMQTRYGLLRGILRTPGAGWMMYNMLVSNEGAIQSQYKSHVYANPQNVTPAFVQSRYKLTTEKGSRYVPAAFLTGLLDPVNSRDEFLELFSGLEGKIPILVVSTEGSPKRSKAEMEALREARGVSKFVKVAGALLPHEEYPSMVAEELYKFLQENFEVNA; encoded by the exons ATGGCGATGGCCTCCTTTGCAATCTCCATATTTTCATTAGCAACTGTTGCTCCTACTTGCAAAAACTATAGACCATTTCTCTCTCAAACCACCTACTCTTTTAAATCCATTTCCATTCGAGCTTCCTCTACTTCCCTGGATTACTCGACACCCTCTTCTGTCAATGAACAAAAAGCCCTCAAACCAACTAAG ACAAATTATTGGGAATGGAAGTTCAAGGATAACGTAATTGACGTGTACTATGAAGAGCATGAGCATGAAAGAACTGGTCCCCAGAAGAATATACTTATGATTCCAACAATATCAGATGTAAGCACTGTGGAAGAGTGGAGAGGTGTTGCTAAAGACATTTTGGAACGGTCTGGTAAACTCAATTTGCGAGCAACTATTGTTGATTGGCCTGGATTGGGGTTCTCTAGCAGGCCAAAGATGGATTATGATGCTGACGTGATGGAAAATTTCGTTGTCGACTTTATTAACGAGATAAGTTCCTCAG TTGGAGGATCTTTTGTGATCATATTCCTCGTATCTATGTGTGGAACATTAGGATTGAACATGGGTACTTCCACAAAAATGAAGAGTTTGAGCAGCATAG AGAATGATTTGTTGGTCTTTGGAGGTGGTCATGCTGCCACAATAGTGGGTCGGGCAGCAAAAAAGGGGTTGGTGAAGCCGAAAGCTATTGCTGCAGTCGCTCCAACATGGGCTGGTCCCTTGCCTATCGTGTTTGGTCGAGATTCCAGTATGCAAACTAG ATATGGGCTGTTGAGGGGCATCTTAAGAACCCCAGGTGCTGGTTGGATGATGTATAATATGCTTGTGAGCAATGAGGGGGCAATTCAATCCCAGTACAAGTCTCATGTGTATGCAAATCCTCAAAATGTGACTCCAGCATTTGTTCAAAGCAGATACAAGTTAACGACAGAGAAAGGATCCCGATACGTTCCCGCTGCTTTCTTGACTGGTCTCCTCGACCCTGTTAACTCCCGTgatgagttccttgaactcttTTCTGGTTTGGAGGGGAAAATCCCCATTCTGGTCGTGTCAACTGAGGGGTCTCCGAAGAGATCAAAAGCAGAGATGGAAGCTCTCAGGGAAGCAAGAGGAGTCAGCAAGTTTGTTAAGGTTGCTGGTGCTCTTTTACCACATGAAGAGTACCCTTCCATGGTGGCCGAGGAGCTTTACAAGTTTTTGCAAGAAAATTTCGAAGTCAATGCTTAA
- the LOC107954820 gene encoding uncharacterized protein isoform X3, translating into MAMASFAISIFSLATVAPTCKNYRPFLSQTTYSFKSISIRASSTSLDYSTPSSVNEQKALKPTKTNYWEWKFKDNVIDVYYEEHEHERTGPQKNILMIPTISDVSTVEEWRGVAKDILERSGKLNLRATIVDWPGLGFSSRPKMDYDADVMENFVVDFINEISSSENDLLVFGGGHAATIVGRAAKKGLVKPKAIAAVAPTWAGPLPIVFGRDSSMQTRYGLLRGILRTPGAGWMMYNMLVSNEGAIQSQYKSHVYANPQNVTPAFVQSRYKLTTEKGSRYVPAAFLTGLLDPVNSRDEFLELFSGLEGKIPILVVSTEGSPKRSKAEMEALREARGVSKFVKVAGALLPHEEYPSMVAEELYKFLQENFEVNA; encoded by the exons ATGGCGATGGCCTCCTTTGCAATCTCCATATTTTCATTAGCAACTGTTGCTCCTACTTGCAAAAACTATAGACCATTTCTCTCTCAAACCACCTACTCTTTTAAATCCATTTCCATTCGAGCTTCCTCTACTTCCCTGGATTACTCGACACCCTCTTCTGTCAATGAACAAAAAGCCCTCAAACCAACTAAG ACAAATTATTGGGAATGGAAGTTCAAGGATAACGTAATTGACGTGTACTATGAAGAGCATGAGCATGAAAGAACTGGTCCCCAGAAGAATATACTTATGATTCCAACAATATCAGATGTAAGCACTGTGGAAGAGTGGAGAGGTGTTGCTAAAGACATTTTGGAACGGTCTGGTAAACTCAATTTGCGAGCAACTATTGTTGATTGGCCTGGATTGGGGTTCTCTAGCAGGCCAAAGATGGATTATGATGCTGACGTGATGGAAAATTTCGTTGTCGACTTTATTAACGAGATAAGTTCCTCAG AGAATGATTTGTTGGTCTTTGGAGGTGGTCATGCTGCCACAATAGTGGGTCGGGCAGCAAAAAAGGGGTTGGTGAAGCCGAAAGCTATTGCTGCAGTCGCTCCAACATGGGCTGGTCCCTTGCCTATCGTGTTTGGTCGAGATTCCAGTATGCAAACTAG ATATGGGCTGTTGAGGGGCATCTTAAGAACCCCAGGTGCTGGTTGGATGATGTATAATATGCTTGTGAGCAATGAGGGGGCAATTCAATCCCAGTACAAGTCTCATGTGTATGCAAATCCTCAAAATGTGACTCCAGCATTTGTTCAAAGCAGATACAAGTTAACGACAGAGAAAGGATCCCGATACGTTCCCGCTGCTTTCTTGACTGGTCTCCTCGACCCTGTTAACTCCCGTgatgagttccttgaactcttTTCTGGTTTGGAGGGGAAAATCCCCATTCTGGTCGTGTCAACTGAGGGGTCTCCGAAGAGATCAAAAGCAGAGATGGAAGCTCTCAGGGAAGCAAGAGGAGTCAGCAAGTTTGTTAAGGTTGCTGGTGCTCTTTTACCACATGAAGAGTACCCTTCCATGGTGGCCGAGGAGCTTTACAAGTTTTTGCAAGAAAATTTCGAAGTCAATGCTTAA